One Rosa chinensis cultivar Old Blush chromosome 3, RchiOBHm-V2, whole genome shotgun sequence DNA window includes the following coding sequences:
- the LOC112194539 gene encoding plasmodesmata-located protein 7, whose amino-acid sequence MVAITSSLLLTLSTFIVSFSSLYIPSRSSSIDPFVYGGCTQEKYAPNSPYESNINSLLTSLVNSATYSSYNNYTVMMGSSPQDVIYDFYQCRGDLFMPDCATSVARAVSQVGSFCPYNSSGALQLQGCYIKYDNTTFLGVEDKTMVLKKCGWSVGYDSDGMCRRDSVLAALVGSSGPCSVGGSGNVQGLAQCVGDLIFTECQDCVMEAIGRVKSECGGAVYGDMFLAKCYARYSTGGAQFYSKMHHDKSSNEGEKTFAIIIGLLDGVSLLVILLTFVRKVFGENGK is encoded by the exons ATGGTGGCAATCACTAGCTCTCTACTCCTCACCCTCTCCACATTCATAGTCTCTTTCTCATCACTCTACATTCCTTCCCGCTCTTCCTCCATAGACCCCTTCGTCTACGGAGGCTGCACACAGGAGAAGTACGCGCCCAACTCACCCTACGAGTCCAACATCAACTCGCTCCTGACCTCCCTGGTTAACTCAGCCACCTACTCCTCCTACAACAACTACACTGTCATGATGGGATCCAGCCCCCAAGACGTCATCTACGATTTCTACCAATGCCGTGGCGACCTCTTCATGCCTGACTGCGCCACCTCCGTCGCCCGTGCAGTCAGCCAAGTAGGGAGCTTCTGCCCCTACAACTCCAGCGGTGCCCTTCAGCTGCAGGGCTGCTACATCAAGTACGACAACACCACCTTTCTTGGCGTGGAGGACAAGACGATGGTGCTCAAAAAATGCGGGTGGTCGGTCGGGTACGATTCGGACGGAATGTGCAGGAGGGATTCAGTGTTGGCTGCTTTGGTTGGCTCCAGTGGGCCGTGTAGTGTAGGAGGGTCCGGGAACGTCCAAGGTTTGGCCCAATGCGTTGGGGATCTGATCTTCACAGAGTGTCAGGACTGTGTGATGGAGGCAATCGGACGGGTGAAAAGTGAATGCGGCGGTGCTGTTTACGGTGATATGTTCTTGGCCAAGTGTTACGCCAGGTACTCAACTGGCGGTGCTCAATTTTACTCCAAGATGCATCATG ATAAATCTAGCAATGAGGGTGAGAAGACATTTGCAATTATCATTGGATTATTAGATGGAGTTTCTCTGCTCGTCATCTTGCTAACTTTCGTAAGGAAGGTGTTTGGGGAAAATG GTaaataa
- the LOC112192974 gene encoding plasmodesmata-located protein 7, which yields MVAITSSLLLTLSTFIVSLSSLYIPSRSSSIDTFVYGGCTQEKYAPNSPYESNINSLLTSLVNSATYSSYNNYTVMGSSPQDVIYGLYQCRGDLSMPDCATCVARAVSQVGSFCPYNSGGALQLQGCYIKYDNTTFLGVEDKTVVLKKCGPSVGYDSDGMSRRDSVLAALVGSSGPYRVGGSGNVQGLAQCVGDLSFTQCQDCVTEAIGRVKSECGGAVYGDMFLAKCYARYSTGGAQFYSKMHHDKSSNEGEKTFAIIIGLLAGVALLIIFLTFVRKVFGENGK from the exons ATGGTGGCAATCACAAGCTCTCTACTCCTCACCCTCTCCACATTCATagtttctctctcatctctctacATTCCTTCCCGCTCTTCCTCCATAGACACCTTCGTCTACGGAGGCTGCACACAGGAGAAGTACGCGCCCAACTCGCCCTACGAGTCCAACATCAACTCGCTCCTGACCTCCCTGGTTAACTCAGCCACCTACTCTTCCTACAACAACTACACCGTCATGGGATCCAGCCCCCAAGACGTCATCTACGGCCTCTACCAATGCCGTGGCGACCTCTCCATGCCCGACTGCGCCACCTGCGTCGCCCGTGCAGTCAGCCAAGTCGGGAGCTTCTGCCCCTACAACTCCGGCGGTGCCCTTCAGCTGCAGGGCTGCTACATCAAGTACGACAACACCACCTTTCTCGGCGTGGAGGACAAGACGGTGGTGCTCAAAAAATGTGGGCCGTCGGTCGGGTACGATTCGGACGGAATGAGCCGGAGGGATTCAGTGTTGGCTGCTTTGGTTGGCTCCAGTGGGCCGTACAGGGTGGGAGGGTCCGGGAACGTCCAAGGTTTGGCCCAATGCGTCGGGGATCTGAGCTTCACACAGTGTCAGGACTGTGTGACGGAGGCAATCGGACGGGTGAAAAGTGAATGCGGCGGTGCTGTTTACGGTGATATGTTCTTGGCCAAGTGTTACGCCAGGTACTCAACTGGCGGTGCTCAATTTTACTCCAAGATGCATCATG ATAAATCTAGCAATGAGGGTGAGAAGACATTTGCAATTATCATTGGATTATTAGCAGGAGTTGCTCTGCTCATCATCTTTCTTACTTTCGTAAGGAAGGTGTTTGGGGAAAATG GTAAATAA